A window from Candidatus Nitrospira neomarina encodes these proteins:
- a CDS encoding HDOD domain-containing protein yields MDPQILQRIKNCKTLPAIPALPLQVLQLCRDERTTAQRIGDVISKDPSFVAKLLNVANSSFYGGSRHKVTTVTHAVTLLGMNSIATLAFCFSLYRDLRKKGGGAFDHTHFWHRCILASLAAKILAKRVRVTNEEEVFLAGLLQDLGVLVMSEALGMEYGLLYKKAAQDHQTLEALEQDRWKTDHCEIGAWLAETWELPELLRESVKGSHDPSLASGSDDVSRLTIQCVALSGRLADMWCHQQPEVAIQSAIQFSKELLEIEPDGLVEVAKQIADGIPDMSSFFQISLGKPEDIQKVLDHLIQIVTGLSQPESSEPIPAL; encoded by the coding sequence CGTTGCCTCTGCAAGTCCTACAACTGTGTCGGGATGAAAGGACGACCGCCCAACGCATTGGTGACGTCATTAGCAAAGACCCGTCCTTTGTCGCCAAGTTGTTGAATGTGGCGAATTCCAGTTTTTACGGGGGCAGTCGACATAAAGTGACGACCGTCACCCATGCGGTGACCTTATTGGGCATGAATTCCATTGCCACGTTGGCGTTTTGCTTTTCGTTATATCGGGACTTACGAAAAAAAGGTGGTGGTGCGTTTGATCATACCCACTTTTGGCATCGATGTATTTTGGCGAGTTTGGCCGCGAAGATTTTGGCCAAGCGCGTCCGGGTGACGAACGAAGAGGAGGTGTTCCTTGCCGGATTATTGCAGGACCTTGGCGTATTGGTGATGAGCGAGGCGTTAGGCATGGAATATGGATTACTTTATAAAAAAGCTGCGCAGGATCATCAGACACTTGAGGCGTTGGAACAAGATCGATGGAAAACGGATCATTGCGAGATCGGAGCATGGTTGGCGGAGACATGGGAATTACCTGAATTATTGCGAGAATCCGTCAAGGGGAGCCATGACCCCTCTTTGGCGTCGGGGAGCGATGACGTCTCCCGGTTAACTATTCAATGCGTGGCCTTGTCGGGGCGGTTAGCTGACATGTGGTGCCACCAACAGCCCGAGGTGGCTATTCAATCGGCCATTCAATTTTCAAAGGAGCTTTTGGAAATTGAACCTGACGGACTTGTGGAAGTGGCCAAACAAATTGCTGACGGCATCCCCGATATGTCCAGTTTTTTTCAGATCAGCTTGGGTAAACCCGAAGATATTCAAAAAGTGTTGGATCATCTTATTCAAATTGTAACGGGCCTCTCTCAACCAGAAAGTTCAGAACCCATCCCTGCCCTTTAA
- a CDS encoding 2'-5' RNA ligase family protein, giving the protein MASAYHLWLTPTGQVYDILQKTITDLSKAYHAPVFDPHVTLLGSLPGTEEAISLRCVKLGESLAPFDIFLAEPACGDQYFQCVFLKAQETPALTNAHELANRLFVKAPNPFMPHLSLLYGHYSLELKHKITSSLSQALSLNFTVDTIHLIHAKSEHPMDWASILSFPLSG; this is encoded by the coding sequence ATGGCAAGCGCCTATCACCTCTGGCTGACACCTACGGGTCAGGTCTACGACATTCTCCAAAAGACCATTACCGACTTGAGCAAAGCGTATCACGCTCCAGTCTTCGACCCGCATGTGACGCTCCTGGGTTCTCTGCCAGGAACAGAGGAGGCTATATCCCTTCGATGCGTCAAACTCGGAGAATCGCTTGCACCCTTCGATATTTTTCTGGCCGAACCGGCCTGTGGTGATCAGTACTTTCAATGCGTGTTCTTAAAGGCTCAGGAAACACCGGCGCTCACGAATGCGCATGAATTGGCAAATAGACTGTTCGTCAAAGCACCTAACCCCTTTATGCCCCATCTCAGTCTCTTGTATGGTCATTATTCCCTTGAATTGAAACACAAAATCACGTCCTCCTTATCTCAAGCATTGTCCCTCAACTTCACAGTCGACACAATCCATCTTATCCATGCCAAGAGCGAACATCCCATGGACTGGGCCTCAATCCTGTCCTTCCCTTTGAGTGGATAA
- a CDS encoding FG-GAP repeat domain-containing protein, with the protein MKRKNLTYLLVIVGLANGLFFMPLAIERLQAGTVPDIRGTWKDGPSSGSATGCQDADDNGPFNDPGGSTYSITNQTGPNWSVTQVETVVDNGFTAVQTVTCSGTVAANGTVNASCPYVVTLNGGFWYSGTSTLTASLVGNTLTYTLAGQDLVGDTCQWTQMGTDTRSGAVPPPVVLPKNTPYDLNGDGKGDLIWRNTNTGSTAVWLMNGIVRASVGFPGGVPLNWQIAGIGDVTGDGKADVIWRNSTNGTVAIWVMNGTAVTSTGFPGSAPTAWVIQAVGDVNGDGKADLIWRNSSDGNTAIWVMNGTARDSVAFPGGVPLNWQITRIGDVTGDGKADIIWHNGSNGAVAVWVMNGTTVTSTGFPGSTSTDWKIEGVGDFNGDGKADFIWKNDTSDIVAIWLMNGTSIASSKVLGGIASAWKIEQVGDMNGDGKADVVLKNTSTGEVKVWLMNGVVLIGVGSPDTVPSSWDIQP; encoded by the coding sequence ATGAAGCGCAAAAATTTGACATATTTACTGGTAATTGTGGGTTTAGCGAATGGATTATTTTTTATGCCTTTGGCCATAGAAAGGCTGCAAGCGGGGACAGTGCCGGACATTCGAGGCACCTGGAAAGACGGCCCGAGTAGTGGTTCAGCAACGGGGTGTCAGGACGCGGATGATAATGGACCGTTCAATGATCCCGGAGGGAGCACTTACAGTATTACCAACCAAACTGGCCCCAACTGGAGCGTAACACAGGTGGAGACCGTGGTGGATAACGGATTTACCGCTGTACAAACAGTGACCTGTTCAGGAACCGTAGCAGCGAATGGTACAGTGAATGCGTCATGTCCGTATGTGGTTACTCTCAACGGCGGATTTTGGTATAGCGGCACATCCACTTTAACCGCTTCCCTTGTGGGAAATACCTTGACCTACACGCTTGCCGGTCAGGATCTCGTGGGAGATACCTGTCAGTGGACTCAGATGGGCACAGATACCAGAAGTGGGGCTGTCCCTCCTCCTGTCGTTTTACCCAAAAATACGCCTTATGACCTCAATGGAGATGGGAAGGGCGACCTGATCTGGCGCAACACAAACACCGGGAGCACGGCCGTCTGGTTGATGAACGGGATAGTCCGGGCCTCGGTCGGCTTCCCGGGCGGGGTGCCGCTCAATTGGCAGATCGCGGGAATCGGCGATGTGACAGGAGATGGCAAGGCCGATGTCATCTGGCGCAATAGTACCAACGGCACGGTGGCGATATGGGTGATGAACGGCACGGCCGTGACATCCACAGGTTTTCCCGGCAGTGCGCCGACTGCCTGGGTCATTCAGGCCGTCGGGGATGTCAACGGCGATGGCAAAGCCGATCTGATATGGCGCAATAGCAGTGACGGCAACACCGCCATCTGGGTGATGAACGGAACCGCCAGGGACTCGGTTGCCTTCCCGGGCGGGGTGCCGCTCAATTGGCAGATCACGCGGATCGGCGATGTGACGGGGGACGGCAAGGCCGATATCATCTGGCATAACGGCAGCAATGGGGCCGTGGCCGTGTGGGTGATGAATGGGACTACTGTGACCAGCACGGGCTTTCCCGGCAGCACCTCCACGGATTGGAAAATTGAGGGTGTTGGCGATTTCAATGGCGATGGGAAGGCCGACTTTATCTGGAAGAATGACACAAGCGACATTGTGGCCATCTGGCTCATGAATGGGACTTCTATTGCGTCATCTAAAGTGTTAGGCGGCATCGCCTCGGCGTGGAAGATTGAGCAGGTGGGGGATATGAATGGGGATGGGAAAGCCGACGTGGTTTTGAAGAATACGTCTACAGGGGAGGTGAAAGTCTGGCTGATGAATGGGGTAGTCCTGATTGGGGTCGGCTCTCCTGATACAGTCCCCTCCTCCTGGGACATTCAACCCTAG
- a CDS encoding response regulator yields the protein MENPGTNTPDSTHDSVIDSLHDGKTRAAILVVEDDPSVAELLNSVLKESGYHVCVGEKWTGRPGLGMNYTVDGILLDMHMPLMSGRTMLDEFRALPSLMGISRN from the coding sequence ATGGAGAATCCAGGAACGAACACACCAGATTCCACACATGATTCCGTAATTGATTCCTTGCATGACGGGAAAACCAGGGCAGCTATTTTGGTGGTTGAAGATGATCCTTCAGTGGCAGAGTTACTCAACTCTGTCCTTAAAGAATCGGGATATCACGTCTGTGTTGGCGAAAAATGGACGGGAAGGCCTGGATTGGGCATGAATTATACGGTCGACGGAATTTTGCTAGATATGCATATGCCCTTGATGAGCGGGCGAACCATGCTCGATGAATTCCGAGCATTACCCTCATTAATGGGGATATCAAGAAACTAA
- a CDS encoding STAS domain-containing protein, with product MLAVREHCQHNTKILDLSGSFDASSKVGLEVAILGAKEMGCQHIILNFSEITWIDSMGLGQLFLWYHMMRPNHVHLSIVSPQPTVKDLLESTHLSEIVPIYQSEKEAVEAQPQSP from the coding sequence ATGCTAGCGGTTAGAGAGCATTGTCAGCACAACACGAAAATACTGGACCTCTCAGGGAGTTTTGACGCCAGTTCCAAGGTGGGACTTGAAGTCGCCATCCTCGGAGCAAAGGAAATGGGCTGTCAACATATCATCTTAAATTTTTCTGAGATTACCTGGATTGATTCAATGGGACTAGGACAATTATTCCTTTGGTATCACATGATGAGACCCAATCATGTGCACCTCAGTATCGTCAGTCCGCAACCGACGGTCAAAGATCTTTTAGAGTCGACCCACCTCTCCGAAATTGTTCCTATCTACCAATCTGAAAAAGAAGCTGTGGAGGCTCAACCCCAGTCTCCTTAA